From a single Cydia amplana chromosome 10, ilCydAmpl1.1, whole genome shotgun sequence genomic region:
- the LOC134651434 gene encoding ras-related protein Rab-39B, with amino-acid sequence MVDPIFDYQFRLILIGDSTVGKSSLLKYFTDGKFAELSDPTVGVDFFARIIEVQDGTRIKLQLWDTAGQERFRSITKSYYRNSVGALLVYDVCNRSSFEHIPLWMMEAKRHIEPHRPVFALVGCKIDLVGTDNKNGARREVSCEEARMFAEENGLHHVETSAKTGMNVEEAFVLVAQEVYNRIQTGEYKVEDGWDGIKTGFNRPNGMDFNLLEAETVQSTCC; translated from the exons atggtTGATCCAATATTCGACTACCAGTTCAGGCTTATTCTAATCGGAGACAGTACAGTGGGCAAGAGTTCGTTGCTGAAATATTTCACAGATGGAAAGTTTGCAGAG TTGTCTGACCCGACGGTGGGGGTAGATTTCTTCGCTAGGATAATAGAAGTACAAGACGGGACGAGAATTAAATTGCAGCTATGGGACACTGCTGGTCAGGAAAGATTTAGatctataacgaaatcgtaTTATAGAAACTCTGTTGGTGCGCTGCTAGTGTACGACGTATGTAACAGATCAAGTTTTGAGCACATACCGCTGTGGATGATGGAGGCCAAGAGGCACATAGAGCCCCACAGACCAGTGTTTGCTTTAGTGGGGTGTAAAATCGACCTTGTAGGAACAGACAACAAGAATGGTGCTAGAAGGGAAGTGTCTTGTGAAGAGGCCAGAATGTTTGCTGAAGAAAATG GTCTTCACCATGTAGAAACATCAGCCAAAACAGGCATGAATGTAGAAGAAGCTTTCGTACTTGTGGCCCAAGAAGTGTACAACCGCATCCAAACAGGAGAGTACAAAGTAGAGGACGGCTGGGACGGAATCAAGACAGGCTTCAACCGGCCCAATGGGATGGACTTCAACTTGCTCGAGGCCGAAACTGTCCAGTCCACTTGTTGTTAA
- the LOC134651396 gene encoding THAP domain-containing protein 1-like, translating into MSFAQAIAKMKDTVNEFNENKGKSTPIAMVAPEVKQSAEADTEITKTCAVLGCDDFKNMNDESFFRFPEDPQLRQVWTDLTGRNNWTPTDFSYICIQHFSVDCFHCDTNNDMVLNSKAVPSQKLPHHVLEVEYIDEETLDDYEMDSQDEDRDSQDEHKPQFNNISHSKPIANGQDQVALLRLFTEVQKMQRQAVGLRDKLRYNMTIHNRQNKKLQRLKETIEIKQNILNQKRKKKSRILLTLQDKIKEDKNGLVLAMPTRHTDDLKNFALSIYKYSPQAYIYIRNTLRTMLPSTDVLETWLDAGYTPRNAMSNSNMIKVISEQTDKELSCKVTLG; encoded by the exons ATGAGTTTTGCCCAAGCTATTGCTAAAATGAAGGATACTGTCAACGAATTCAATGAAAATAAAGGAAAATCTACGCCTATCG CCATGGTGGCCCCCGAGGTGAAGCAAAGTGCTGAGGCGGACACAGAGATCACCAAAACCTGTGCAGTCCTTGGCTGTGATGACTTCAAGAACATGAATGATGAGTCTTTCTTCAG GTTTCCTGAAGACCCCCAACTCCGGCAAGTCTGGACGGACCTGACGGGCCGGAACAACTGGACACCCACCGACTTCTCGTACATCTGCATCCAACACTTCTCGGTGGACTGCTTCCACTGCGACACCAACAATGACATGGTGCTTAACAGCAAGGCGGTGCCGTCACAGAAGCTGCCTCATCATGTTCTTGAG GTGGAATACATAGACGAGGAAACGCTAGATGACTATGAAATGGATTCCCAGGACGAAGACAGAGATTCCCAGGACGAACACAAACCACAATTCAACAACATATCCCACTCAAAACCAATAGCCAACGGACAAGACCAGGTCGCCCTACTCCGACTCTTCACCGAGGTCCAGAAAATGCAACGACAAGCCGTCGGATTAAGAGACAAACTCAGATACAACATGACGATCCAtaacagacaaaacaaaaaactcCAAAGACTAAAGGAAACCATAGAAATAAAACAGAACATCCTAAATCAAAAGCGGAAGAAAAAATCTAGGATATTACTCACTTTACAGGATAAAATTAAGGAGGATAAAAATGGTCTAGTCCTAGCCATGCCGACCAGACACACGGACGACTTGAAAAACTTCGCGCTTAGTATTTACAAGTATTCTCCACAAGCATACATTTATATTAGAAATACGCTCAGAACCATGCTGCCCAGTACGGACGTGTTAGAGACATGGCTCGACGCGGGGTACACGCCAAGAAATGCGATGTCCAATAGTAATATGATTAAAGTTATTTCTGAACAAACTGACAAAGAACTGAGTTGCAAGGTTACGTTAGGATGA